From a single Peromyscus maniculatus bairdii isolate BWxNUB_F1_BW_parent chromosome 4, HU_Pman_BW_mat_3.1, whole genome shotgun sequence genomic region:
- the Slc43a3 gene encoding equilibrative nucleobase transporter 1, with amino-acid sequence MASRGLALYLATLLTGLLECIGFAGVLFGWTSLVYVFKEQCYFVEPGEQDCGPRSNATGPPGSKAQDEKFSLIFTLASFMNNFMTFPTGYIFDRFKTTVARLIGIFFYTCATLTIAFTTADSAVLLFLAMPMLAVGGMLFLITNLQIGNLFGKHRSTIITLYNGAFDSSSAVFLIIKLLHERGIKLWASFLFLSACSAWHVGRTFLLMPRGHIPYPLPPNYSYGLCSRFGTGKEEKKAAEPETKELQSKEFVSPKEENSGPGQQQGQEQGQEHRSFRSCVLSRRFVLHVVWLSTIQLWHYFFIGSLNSLLTSLAGSDNVQVSAFTNAFAITQFFGVLCAPWNGLLMDCLKQKYQKEAKKTGSSASAATLCSTVPSLALTSLLCLGFALCASIPVIRLQYVTFILQVISRSFLYGCNAAFLTLAFPSEHFGKLFGLVMALSAVVSLLQFPLFKLSPQNIAVYVSMGLAIFLTLAHPFLVYRECRAEKTKSSVTP; translated from the exons ATGGCAAGCCGGGGCCTGGCCCTTTACTTGGCCACCCTCTTGACTGGGCTGTTGGAATGCATTGGTTTTGCTGGTGTCCTCTTTGGCTGGACTTCGCTGGTGTATGTGTTCAAAGAACAATGCTACTTTGTAGAGCCCGGTGAACAGGACTGCGGGCCCAGAAGCAATGCAACAGGGCCCCCTG GCTCCAAAGCTCAGGATGAGAAGTTCTCACTCATCTTCACCCTGGCGTCCTTCATGAACAACTTCATGACCTTCCCCACTGGTTACATCTTTGACCGCTTCAAGACGACTGTGGCCCGCCTTATAGGCAT ATTTTTCTACACCTGTGCCACACTCACCATCGCCTTCACCACTGCAG ATTCTGCTGTGCTGCTCTTCCTGGCCATGCCCATGCTCGCCGttggaggaatgctgtttctCATCACCAACTTACAG ATTGGGAATCTCTTTGGCAAACACCGTTCAACCATCATCACCCTCTACAATGGAGCATTTGACTCCTCCTCAGCAGTCTTCCTCATCATTAAG CTCCTTCATGAACGGGGCATCAAACTCTgggcttccttcctcttcctgtcggCCTGCAGTGCCTGGCATGTTGGGCGTACTTTTCTCCTGATGCCTCGGGGACATATCCCTTACCCACTACCTCCCAACTACAGTTACGG CTTGTGCTCCAGGTTTGGcactggaaaggaagagaagaaagcagctGAGCCTGAAACCAAGGAGCTGCAGTCAAAGGAATTTGTCTCACCAAAGGAAG AGAACTCGGGACCAGGGCAGCAGCAGGGGCAGGAGCAGGGGCAGGAGCACCGCTCTTTCCGAAGCTGCGTGCTGTCCCGTCGATTCGTCTTGCACGTGGTGTGGCTGTCCACCATACAGTTATGGCATTACTTCTTCATTGGCAGTCTCAACTCTCTGTTAACCAGCTTGGCCGGTAGTGACAATGTGCAAG TCAGTGCCTTTACAAATGCCTTCGCCATCACCCAGTTTTTTGGGGTGCTGTGTGCCCCCTGGAATGGCTTGCTCATGGACTGCCTTAAACAGAAGTATCAGAAGGAAGCCAAAAAGACAG GTTCCTCGGCCTCGGCTGCAACGCTCTGCTCCACGGTGCCTTCGCTGGCCTTGACGTCTCTGCTGTGCCTGGGCTTTGCCCTGTGCGCCTCCATTCCTGTCATCCGGCTGCAGTATGTTACCTTCATCCTGCAAGTCATCAGCCGCTCCTTCCTCTATGGGTGCAACGCCGCCTTCCTCACGCTGGC CTTTCCCTCGGAGCACTTTGGGAAGCTGTTTGGGCTGGTGATGGCTCTGTCGGCCGTCGTGTCTTTGCTGCAGTTTCCCCTGTTCAAACTCTCCCCCCAGAACATCGCCGTGTAT gTGTCAATGGGGCTTGCCATTTTCCTGACATTGGCCCATCCCTTCCTGGTGTACCGTGAGTGCCGTGCTGAGAAAACAAAATCATCTGTGactccctaa